From Mus musculus strain C57BL/6J chromosome 8, GRCm38.p6 C57BL/6J, a single genomic window includes:
- the Adgre5 gene encoding adhesion G protein-coupled receptor E5 isoform X3 gives MCKNSEGSYTCVCNLGYKLLSGAESFVNESENTCQASVNTGMTPVPSRIHTVTTAPGNLPEQTTTVHQTQMGDSEERTPKDVNECISGQNHCHQSTHCINKLGGYSCICRQGWKPVPGSPNGPVSTVCEDVDECSSGQHQCHNSTVCKNTVGSYKCHCRPGWKPTSGSLRGPDTICQEPPFPTWTLLPTAHSQTLLRFSVEVQNLLRDFNPATVNYTIQKLIEAVDKLLEDPMETETQQVAAQLLSNLEQSLRTLAQFLPKGPFTYTSPSNTELSLMVKEQDNKDVTTVHHGQTWMELDWAVTAGAKISENGSSVAGILSSPNMEKLLGNTPLNLEQRRASLEDFYGSPIPSVSLKLLSNINSVFLTNTNTEKLASNVTFKFDFTSVESIEPRHELICAFWKAHNGNGYWDTDGCSMNGTGFCHCNHLTSFAILMAQYHVQDPRLELITKVGLLLSLICLLLCILTFLLVKPIQSSRTMVHLHLCICLFLGSIIFLVGVENEGGEVGLRCRLVAVMLHFCFLAAFCWMALEGVELYFLVVRVFQGQGLSTWQRCLIGYGVPLLIVAISMAVVKMDGYGHATYCWLDFRKQGFLWSFSGPVAFIIFCNAAIFVITVWKLTKKFSEINPNMKKLRKARVLTITSIAQLLVLGCTWGFGLFLFNPHSTWLSYIFTLLNCLQGLFLYVMLCLLNKKVREEYWKWACMVTGSKYTEFNSSTTGTGTSQTRALRSSESGM, from the exons ATGTGTAAGAACTCAGAGGGGAGTTACACCTGCGTCTGTAACCTGGGATATAAGCTCCTTTCTGGTGCAGAATCTTTTGTTAACGAGAGTGAGAATACATGTCAAG CATCAGTGAACACTGGGATGACACCTGTGCCCTCCAGGATCCACACAGTTACTACTGCGCCTGGAAATCTCCCCGAGCAGACAACTACAGTGCACCAGACACAGATGGGAGACTCAGAAGAGAGGACACCCAAGG ATGTGAATGAGTGCATCTCCGGGCAAAACCATTgccaccaatccacccactgcATCAACAAATTGGGTGGCTATTCTTGCATCTGTCGTCAAGGCTGGAAACCTGTTCCTGGATCCCCCAATGGCCCTGTCAGCACAGTGTGCGAAG ATGTGGATGAGTGCAGCTCTGGGCAGCATCAATGTCACAATTCCACCGTCTGCAAAAACACCGTAGGCTCCTACAAGTGCCACTGCCGTCCAGGTTGGAAGCCAACTTCTGGGTCCCTCCGTGGTCCAGACACCATATGCCAAG AGCCACCGTTCCCTACTTGGACACTGCTGCCCACAGCCCACAGTCAG ACTCTCTTGAGATTCTCTGTTGAAGTCCAGAATCTGCTCCGTGACTTCAATCCAGCCACGGTCAACTACACCATCCAG AAACTCATCGAGGCTGTGGACAAGCTGCTGGAAGACCCCATGGAGACTGAAACCCAACAAGTAGCTGCCCAGTTGCTCTCGAACCTGGAACAAAGCCTTCGGACCTTGGCTCAGTTTTTACCCAAAGGCCCCTTCACCTACACGTCCCCTTCAAATACTG AACTGTCCCTGATGGTGAAGGAGCAAGACAACAAAGATGTTACCACAGTGCACCACGGCCAAACTTGGATGGAGCTGGACTGGGCTGTGACAGCTGGAgccaaaatctcagaaaatg GCTCCTCGGTGGCAGGCATCCTGTCCAGCCCAAACATGGAAAAGCTGCTGGGCAACACCCCGCTGAACTTGGAGCAGAGAAGGGCCTCCTTGGAGGACTTCTATGGAAGCCCGATTCCGAGTGTCTCACTTAAGCTTCTCTCAAACATCAATTCTGTCTTCCTGACCAACACGAACACTGAAAAGCTCGCCTCGAATGTCACGTTCAAGTTCGACTTTACTTCT GTGGAGTCAATTGAGCCACGTCATGAGCTGATATGTGCCTTCTGGAAAGCCCACAACGGGAATGGGTACTGGGACACCGACGGCTGCTCAATGAATGGCACTGGCTTCTGCCACTGCAACCACCTGACCAGCTTTGCCATCCTAATGGCTCAGTACCATGTGCAG GACCCAAGGCTGGAATTGATCACCAAGGTGGGGCTGTTGTTGTCCCTgatctgcctgctgctgtgcATCCTGACCTTCCTGCTGGTGAAGCCCATCCAGAGCTCTCGAACCATGGTGCACCTGCACCTGTGCATCTGCCTCTTCCTGGGCTCAATCATATTCCTGGTCGGCGTGGAGAATGAAGGGGGTGAG GTGGGCCTGCGCTGCCGCCTGGTGGCCGTGATGCTgcatttctgcttcctggccgCCTTCTGCTGGATGGCACTGGAGGGCGTGGAGCTCTACTTCCTGGTGGTGCGTGTGTTCCAGGGCCAAGGCCTGAGTACATGGCAACGCTGCCTGATTGGCTACGGGGTGCCCCTCCTCATCGTGGCCATCTCAATGGCAGTTGTCAAAATGGATGGCTATGGGCATGCAACATA ctgctggCTGGACTTTAGGAAGCAGGGCTTTCTCTGGAGCTTTTCGGGACCCGTGGCCTTCATCATTTTC TGCAATGCTGCCATTTTCGTGATCACTGTCTGGAAGCTCACAAAGAAGTTTTCTGAAATCAACCCAAACATGAAGAAGTTAAGGAAGGCGAG GGTGCTGACCATCACCTCCATCGCCCAGCTCCTTGTGCTGGGCTGCACCTGGGGCTTCGGCCTGTTCCTCTTCAACCCCCATAGCACATGGCTATCCTACATCTTTACCCTGCTCAACTGCCTGCAGGGCCTATTCCTCTATGTGATGCTCTGCCTGCTCAACAAAAAG GTGAGGGAAGAGTACTGGAAATGGGCCTGCATGGTCACTGGGAGCAAGTACACAGAGTTCAACTCTTCCACAACAGGCACTGGCACCAGCCAAACACGG GCTCTCAGGTCCTCAGAATCAGGGATGTGA
- the Adgre5 gene encoding adhesion G protein-coupled receptor E5 isoform 4 precursor (isoform 4 precursor is encoded by transcript variant 4): MRGVRCPGLLVVCILLSLSGAGTQKAENCAKWCPINSKCVSNRSCVCKPGFSSEKELITNPAESCEDINECLLPGFSCGDFAMCKNSEGSYTCVCNLGYKLLSGAESFVNESENTCQDVDECSSGQHQCHNSTVCKNTVGSYKCHCRPGWKPTSGSLRGPDTICQEPPFPTWTLLPTAHSQTLLRFSVEVQNLLRDFNPATVNYTIQKLIEAVDKLLEDPMETETQQVAAQLLSNLEQSLRTLAQFLPKGPFTYTSPSNTELSLMVKEQDNKDVTTVHHGQTWMELDWAVTAGAKISENGSSVAGILSSPNMEKLLGNTPLNLEQRRASLEDFYGSPIPSVSLKLLSNINSVFLTNTNTEKLASNVTFKFDFTSVESIEPRHELICAFWKAHNGNGYWDTDGCSMNGTGFCHCNHLTSFAILMAQYHVQDPRLELITKVGLLLSLICLLLCILTFLLVKPIQSSRTMVHLHLCICLFLGSIIFLVGVENEGGEVGLRCRLVAVMLHFCFLAAFCWMALEGVELYFLVVRVFQGQGLSTWQRCLIGYGVPLLIVAISMAVVKMDGYGHATYCWLDFRKQGFLWSFSGPVAFIIFCNAAIFVITVWKLTKKFSEINPNMKKLRKARVLTITSIAQLLVLGCTWGFGLFLFNPHSTWLSYIFTLLNCLQGLFLYVMLCLLNKKVREEYWKWACMVTGSKYTEFNSSTTGTGTSQTRALRSSESGM, from the exons ATGAGGGGCGTCAGATGCCCCGGCCTGCTTG TGGTGTGCATTTTACTGAGTCTCTCAGGAGCTGGAACCCAGAAGGcagaga ACTGTGCCAAGTGGTGCCCTATCAACTCAAAATGTGTCAGTAACAGAAGCTGTGTCTGCAAGCCCGGCTTCAGCTCGGAGAAGGAATTGATCACTAACCCTGCAGAGAGCTGTGAAG ACATCAACGAGTGTTTACTACCTGGATTTTCCTGTGGAGACTTTGCCATGTGTAAGAACTCAGAGGGGAGTTACACCTGCGTCTGTAACCTGGGATATAAGCTCCTTTCTGGTGCAGAATCTTTTGTTAACGAGAGTGAGAATACATGTCAAG ATGTGGATGAGTGCAGCTCTGGGCAGCATCAATGTCACAATTCCACCGTCTGCAAAAACACCGTAGGCTCCTACAAGTGCCACTGCCGTCCAGGTTGGAAGCCAACTTCTGGGTCCCTCCGTGGTCCAGACACCATATGCCAAG AGCCACCGTTCCCTACTTGGACACTGCTGCCCACAGCCCACAGTCAG ACTCTCTTGAGATTCTCTGTTGAAGTCCAGAATCTGCTCCGTGACTTCAATCCAGCCACGGTCAACTACACCATCCAG AAACTCATCGAGGCTGTGGACAAGCTGCTGGAAGACCCCATGGAGACTGAAACCCAACAAGTAGCTGCCCAGTTGCTCTCGAACCTGGAACAAAGCCTTCGGACCTTGGCTCAGTTTTTACCCAAAGGCCCCTTCACCTACACGTCCCCTTCAAATACTG AACTGTCCCTGATGGTGAAGGAGCAAGACAACAAAGATGTTACCACAGTGCACCACGGCCAAACTTGGATGGAGCTGGACTGGGCTGTGACAGCTGGAgccaaaatctcagaaaatg GCTCCTCGGTGGCAGGCATCCTGTCCAGCCCAAACATGGAAAAGCTGCTGGGCAACACCCCGCTGAACTTGGAGCAGAGAAGGGCCTCCTTGGAGGACTTCTATGGAAGCCCGATTCCGAGTGTCTCACTTAAGCTTCTCTCAAACATCAATTCTGTCTTCCTGACCAACACGAACACTGAAAAGCTCGCCTCGAATGTCACGTTCAAGTTCGACTTTACTTCT GTGGAGTCAATTGAGCCACGTCATGAGCTGATATGTGCCTTCTGGAAAGCCCACAACGGGAATGGGTACTGGGACACCGACGGCTGCTCAATGAATGGCACTGGCTTCTGCCACTGCAACCACCTGACCAGCTTTGCCATCCTAATGGCTCAGTACCATGTGCAG GACCCAAGGCTGGAATTGATCACCAAGGTGGGGCTGTTGTTGTCCCTgatctgcctgctgctgtgcATCCTGACCTTCCTGCTGGTGAAGCCCATCCAGAGCTCTCGAACCATGGTGCACCTGCACCTGTGCATCTGCCTCTTCCTGGGCTCAATCATATTCCTGGTCGGCGTGGAGAATGAAGGGGGTGAG GTGGGCCTGCGCTGCCGCCTGGTGGCCGTGATGCTgcatttctgcttcctggccgCCTTCTGCTGGATGGCACTGGAGGGCGTGGAGCTCTACTTCCTGGTGGTGCGTGTGTTCCAGGGCCAAGGCCTGAGTACATGGCAACGCTGCCTGATTGGCTACGGGGTGCCCCTCCTCATCGTGGCCATCTCAATGGCAGTTGTCAAAATGGATGGCTATGGGCATGCAACATA ctgctggCTGGACTTTAGGAAGCAGGGCTTTCTCTGGAGCTTTTCGGGACCCGTGGCCTTCATCATTTTC TGCAATGCTGCCATTTTCGTGATCACTGTCTGGAAGCTCACAAAGAAGTTTTCTGAAATCAACCCAAACATGAAGAAGTTAAGGAAGGCGAG GGTGCTGACCATCACCTCCATCGCCCAGCTCCTTGTGCTGGGCTGCACCTGGGGCTTCGGCCTGTTCCTCTTCAACCCCCATAGCACATGGCTATCCTACATCTTTACCCTGCTCAACTGCCTGCAGGGCCTATTCCTCTATGTGATGCTCTGCCTGCTCAACAAAAAG GTGAGGGAAGAGTACTGGAAATGGGCCTGCATGGTCACTGGGAGCAAGTACACAGAGTTCAACTCTTCCACAACAGGCACTGGCACCAGCCAAACACGG GCTCTCAGGTCCTCAGAATCAGGGATGTGA
- the Adgre5 gene encoding adhesion G protein-coupled receptor E5 isoform 2 precursor (isoform 2 precursor is encoded by transcript variant 2) — MRGVRCPGLLVVCILLSLSGAGTQKAESKNCAKWCPINSKCVSNRSCVCKPGFSSEKELITNPAESCEDINECLLPGFSCGDFAMCKNSEGSYTCVCNLGYKLLSGAESFVNESENTCQDVDECSSGQHQCHNSTVCKNTVGSYKCHCRPGWKPTSGSLRGPDTICQEPPFPTWTLLPTAHSQTLLRFSVEVQNLLRDFNPATVNYTIQKLIEAVDKLLEDPMETETQQVAAQLLSNLEQSLRTLAQFLPKGPFTYTSPSNTELSLMVKEQDNKDVTTVHHGQTWMELDWAVTAGAKISENGSSVAGILSSPNMEKLLGNTPLNLEQRRASLEDFYGSPIPSVSLKLLSNINSVFLTNTNTEKLASNVTFKFDFTSVESIEPRHELICAFWKAHNGNGYWDTDGCSMNGTGFCHCNHLTSFAILMAQYHVQDPRLELITKVGLLLSLICLLLCILTFLLVKPIQSSRTMVHLHLCICLFLGSIIFLVGVENEGGEVGLRCRLVAVMLHFCFLAAFCWMALEGVELYFLVVRVFQGQGLSTWQRCLIGYGVPLLIVAISMAVVKMDGYGHATYCWLDFRKQGFLWSFSGPVAFIIFCNAAIFVITVWKLTKKFSEINPNMKKLRKARVLTITSIAQLLVLGCTWGFGLFLFNPHSTWLSYIFTLLNCLQGLFLYVMLCLLNKKVREEYWKWACMVTGSKYTEFNSSTTGTGTSQTRALRSSESGM; from the exons ATGAGGGGCGTCAGATGCCCCGGCCTGCTTG TGGTGTGCATTTTACTGAGTCTCTCAGGAGCTGGAACCCAGAAGGcagagagtaaga ACTGTGCCAAGTGGTGCCCTATCAACTCAAAATGTGTCAGTAACAGAAGCTGTGTCTGCAAGCCCGGCTTCAGCTCGGAGAAGGAATTGATCACTAACCCTGCAGAGAGCTGTGAAG ACATCAACGAGTGTTTACTACCTGGATTTTCCTGTGGAGACTTTGCCATGTGTAAGAACTCAGAGGGGAGTTACACCTGCGTCTGTAACCTGGGATATAAGCTCCTTTCTGGTGCAGAATCTTTTGTTAACGAGAGTGAGAATACATGTCAAG ATGTGGATGAGTGCAGCTCTGGGCAGCATCAATGTCACAATTCCACCGTCTGCAAAAACACCGTAGGCTCCTACAAGTGCCACTGCCGTCCAGGTTGGAAGCCAACTTCTGGGTCCCTCCGTGGTCCAGACACCATATGCCAAG AGCCACCGTTCCCTACTTGGACACTGCTGCCCACAGCCCACAGTCAG ACTCTCTTGAGATTCTCTGTTGAAGTCCAGAATCTGCTCCGTGACTTCAATCCAGCCACGGTCAACTACACCATCCAG AAACTCATCGAGGCTGTGGACAAGCTGCTGGAAGACCCCATGGAGACTGAAACCCAACAAGTAGCTGCCCAGTTGCTCTCGAACCTGGAACAAAGCCTTCGGACCTTGGCTCAGTTTTTACCCAAAGGCCCCTTCACCTACACGTCCCCTTCAAATACTG AACTGTCCCTGATGGTGAAGGAGCAAGACAACAAAGATGTTACCACAGTGCACCACGGCCAAACTTGGATGGAGCTGGACTGGGCTGTGACAGCTGGAgccaaaatctcagaaaatg GCTCCTCGGTGGCAGGCATCCTGTCCAGCCCAAACATGGAAAAGCTGCTGGGCAACACCCCGCTGAACTTGGAGCAGAGAAGGGCCTCCTTGGAGGACTTCTATGGAAGCCCGATTCCGAGTGTCTCACTTAAGCTTCTCTCAAACATCAATTCTGTCTTCCTGACCAACACGAACACTGAAAAGCTCGCCTCGAATGTCACGTTCAAGTTCGACTTTACTTCT GTGGAGTCAATTGAGCCACGTCATGAGCTGATATGTGCCTTCTGGAAAGCCCACAACGGGAATGGGTACTGGGACACCGACGGCTGCTCAATGAATGGCACTGGCTTCTGCCACTGCAACCACCTGACCAGCTTTGCCATCCTAATGGCTCAGTACCATGTGCAG GACCCAAGGCTGGAATTGATCACCAAGGTGGGGCTGTTGTTGTCCCTgatctgcctgctgctgtgcATCCTGACCTTCCTGCTGGTGAAGCCCATCCAGAGCTCTCGAACCATGGTGCACCTGCACCTGTGCATCTGCCTCTTCCTGGGCTCAATCATATTCCTGGTCGGCGTGGAGAATGAAGGGGGTGAG GTGGGCCTGCGCTGCCGCCTGGTGGCCGTGATGCTgcatttctgcttcctggccgCCTTCTGCTGGATGGCACTGGAGGGCGTGGAGCTCTACTTCCTGGTGGTGCGTGTGTTCCAGGGCCAAGGCCTGAGTACATGGCAACGCTGCCTGATTGGCTACGGGGTGCCCCTCCTCATCGTGGCCATCTCAATGGCAGTTGTCAAAATGGATGGCTATGGGCATGCAACATA ctgctggCTGGACTTTAGGAAGCAGGGCTTTCTCTGGAGCTTTTCGGGACCCGTGGCCTTCATCATTTTC TGCAATGCTGCCATTTTCGTGATCACTGTCTGGAAGCTCACAAAGAAGTTTTCTGAAATCAACCCAAACATGAAGAAGTTAAGGAAGGCGAG GGTGCTGACCATCACCTCCATCGCCCAGCTCCTTGTGCTGGGCTGCACCTGGGGCTTCGGCCTGTTCCTCTTCAACCCCCATAGCACATGGCTATCCTACATCTTTACCCTGCTCAACTGCCTGCAGGGCCTATTCCTCTATGTGATGCTCTGCCTGCTCAACAAAAAG GTGAGGGAAGAGTACTGGAAATGGGCCTGCATGGTCACTGGGAGCAAGTACACAGAGTTCAACTCTTCCACAACAGGCACTGGCACCAGCCAAACACGG GCTCTCAGGTCCTCAGAATCAGGGATGTGA